A segment of the Candidatus Thorarchaeota archaeon genome:
GATTGCTCACAGGAGTGCATGCATACATGGTCTCACAGCCGGGTGGTGCCAGCTCCGGGTCTGTGCGTGTGGGAATGTGGAGGTAGGTGGAGAAGTCGTCAGGTAGTGGGCGGTTCTTGAAGATGTCCTTGATGAGACCCTTGTACCTTGGCCCGAACACAATACTGTGGTGCGCCATGTCGGGGTACTGCTTCCTCACTCCAAAGTAGACCATGAAGAGGCTCATGGAGTACTTGGCCTTCCTGAAGCGCTTGTCGCTCTCTCGTCTCCTGAATCGTCTGTCAATCATGGTCGTATAGGAGCGGGCGACATCAGCATTGGATATTACCAGGTCCGCATCGTGAAAGGTGCCATCTGCGGTCGTGACACCCTTGACCCGTCTCCTCTCGGAGACCTCTATCTGCTTGACCTCGGAGTTCAGTCGAACCTCTCCGCCCAGCTCTCTGAAGAGTCGCTCCATGCCGTCCACCAACTTGTGGGTCCCGCCCTTTACCCACCACACGCCATGTTTCTCCTCAATGTATGTGATGAGCGTGTATATTGCGGTCGCCTCGAACGGGTCGCCGCCTATGAACAGCGGATTGAAGGACATCGCCATCCTCAACCGCTCGTCCTTCAGGTAGCTTGCTACAAATCCATAGACGCTCTTGTACGCCTTGTGCCACACTCCGGCGGGGCCCATCTTTGCCATGCTCCAAATCGTCTCGAAGGGCATGGAGCCAAACTTCTCGAAGCCAAGCTCATAGATAGGCTTGACCCGTTTCAGGAACTTCTGATAGCCCCTGACATCATGTGGGTTGAACCTCTCAATCTGAGGCAGGTTGTCTTCCATGCCGCCATATTCCATCTGTGTTCCATCGCTGAAGTAGAGCCTGTACTTGGGCTTGATCTCCTTGAGCTGAACATAGTCGCCTGCCTTTCGTCCGGCGAAGCTGAAAAGGTCATCAACCAGAGTAGGTGGGGTGAGTATCGTTGGCCCGGTGTCGAACGTGTAGCCATTCTTGGTGAAGACCCCGGCTCGACCCCCCAGCTGGTGTCGCTTTTCGAGGAGAAGCGTCGGGAAGCCTGATGCCTGCATTCTGAGTGCAGCTGCAAGACCCCCAATGCCACCTCCAATTACAATGGTGCGCCTGCCGGAGTTGTCCATGGACGAGTGCGTAGTCATTTCAGGTCTGCTCCTTTCGTGTCTTGAGAAGTCATCCGGACAGGCGCCTGATACGCTCCTGTTCCCTGACCTCTCTCCTGTACTCTCTTCTGGCTCGAAGCGCTATCACGAGCTTCTTCCACTTGGGTACCACAGCGCGCTTCCTGAACACGTCATAATCCATCTTCTCAATCTCATCCAGGATAGCACCGTAGACCCTGGCTGCCACCTTGACGGTGAAGGCACCCGCAGGAGGGAGGTCCTCGATACCAACCTCAGCCAATCTGCAGATGGCCCTCGTACGAGAGATCTCATGCTGTATCATGCGTCTGAAGTTCGGACTCACCTCTTTGCGACCGAAGTCCTCGTCACGAACACGGAACTTCCTGCGAGTCTCCTCGGGTATGTATATGCGTCCGTTGCCATAGTCCTCTTCCACATCTCGTAGGATGTTGGTCAGCTGCAATGCAATCCCAAGATCGGCAGCCCTATCCAGAGTCTCAGGGCTGGTAGCACCCCAGATGTGACACATCATCAGACCGACCGTCGAAGCCACCAAGTAGCAGTATCTGTCAAGCTCCTCGTTGGTCTTTACACTCTTCAAGGTCAGGTCGAGACGGACGCCCTCTATGAGCTCATGCAAGTACTTCACTGGAATCTTGTAGCGGACCATCGTGTCGCCGAAAGCTCGGAAGAGCGGATGATTGAATACCTCTCCTTCTGCGAGGCGGTCAGCGATGTCATCAAGCACCGATAGCTCACGCTCGCGTTCCTCTAGACTGAGATTCATCTCGTCTGCGAAGTCGTCTGCCATGCGACAGAAGCCGTAGAGTGCTGCAAAGGCAAGTCGCTCGTCCTCGTTCAAGTACCTTGATGCAAAGTGGAAGGATCTAGCATTCTCCTTGAACACGCCCATGCAGTAGTCATAACTCTCCTGCAAGTCGATTGGCCGACTGGCGGACGATTCTCTGACCTCAGATGGGAGTATCCTTAGGTAATGTGTTCTTTGGCTTAGCATATGCTCACACCGTCTATACGGCAAAGGCCCCTAGACCACAGGTACACGGATTCTGTAATTCTGGGTTGAAGAAGATTGCACGCCCCTCAATATTAAGCTCTTAGTTGTGTTCCTTTGGGCCATGTCGAAGAAGCGACTCGCAAATGACGAAAAGCTCACCTACAGCGACGCTTTTTAGTCAGTGGGCGTGTAAATCCTCTTCTTGAAGGCACATGGAATGAAAGCGATAGTCATTGGTGCCGGGATAGGTGGACTGTCTTCAGCGGCTCTTCTCGCGAAGAGAGGCTATGACGTGACAGTCCTCGAAAAGAACCAAGACCTTGGGGGCAGAGCCAGAGTATGGAACAAAGACGGTTTCGTCTACGACATGGGGCCGTCATGGTACCTGATGCCTGAGATATTCGACCACTTCTTCTCGGCGTTTGGCAGGAGAACGGAGGACTTCTACAAGCTCATCCGACTCAACCCCTCCTACAGGATATTCTTCGCAGACGAAACGGTAGACATCTCTGCCAACCTGGAGGACAACATGGCTCTCTTCGACAGATTGGAAGAACACGGCGCAGAGAAGCTGCAAAGATATCTGAAGCAGGCCAGAGAGAAGTACGAGTACCTCATGAAGGGGCTGATGTACGAGGACCTTGCTGGTATCAGGGCCATGTTCAGTCCGCGGCTGATGTCTGCGGGCCGAAAGCTGAGCATCCTCTCCAACATCGACAAGATCTCTCGCAAGTACTTCACGAGCGAACGGGCCAGAAAGATACTCCAGTACTCCATAGTGTTCCTGGGCGGCAACCCGAAGAACACGCCTGCCCTGTACTCGATGATATCGCACATTGACTTCAATCTGGGAGTCTGGTACCCGTACGGAGGCATCGGCAAGATTGTGGATGCGACAGAGCAGCTCGCACGAGAACACGGGGCGGAGATCAGGACGAGTGTCGAGGTGACAGGCATTCATGTGGAGAGAGGACGAGCACGCTGGGTGGCGACCAGCGAGGGCAATGTGGAGGCCGACTTATTCGTGTCCAATGCAGACTATCCACATACTGAGACCCAGCTACTTGACCGCAAGTGGCAGACATATCCCACACAGTACTGGGAGAAGAAGACCATTGCGCCATCTGCGTTCGTGCTATACCTGGGATTCGACAAGAAGATAGATGTCCTCACTCACCACAATGTCATACTCTACCATGACTGGGTGCGGCACTTTGAGCAGATATTCGAGGAGCCGGCATGGCCGGACGAGCCTGCCTACTACCTCTCCTGCCCATCCCGAATGGATGACACCGTAGCACCTGCCGGCAAGGAGAACATATTCGTGACAATACCCCTATCACCAGGGATTGAAGACACACCGGAGATAAGAGAGAGGTACTTCCAGAAGGTCCTCGCACACATGGAGACCGTCCTGAAGACGGACCTCAAGGACCATCTTGTAGTCAAGAGAGTCTTCTCAGTCAATGACTTCGCTGAGGACTACAACGCCTACAAGGGCACCGCAGTAGGACTGACGCACACGTTCAGTCAGTCTGCATTCTTCAGACCTAGACACCGCAGCAAGAAGGTGAGGAATCTGTACTACGTGGGTCAATACACTCACCCGGGAATAGGCGTCCCAATGGCCCTCATATCCGCAGAGATAGTTGCGGACCTTGTCACCAAGAACCATCCACTCTCGAAGTGATACGACAACAGGGGTGATCCTGACGACCGGAGTATTGGCACTGGCCTTCAAGGTCTCTAGGGTGCGCTTCTGGCTCTACTTGGGCGGCACATATGCCGTGGGCTACATCGCCGGTCTGGCCCACACCGGCACCTATACTGGGGTGGATGGCCTTCTACAAGCCCTGAGCGCACCGCTCTTTCTCCTTCACCTGCTGTTCTTCATGTTTCCCGCAAACGTCTTCCTCTATGGAGTCAACGACATCTCGGACAAGGACACAGACGTGTTCAACCCCAAGAAGGACGACAAGGAGTACAGAGCAACAATAGGAGATGCGACCAAGCTATATGGCATTGTGGTGTTGTCATTCATCTACGGTCTGACGCTGATGCTACTGCAGTTCAACGACCTCACCGCAGTCCTGCTCATCCTGTCTTGGATGACGCTGTCAGTCCTCTATAGTGCCAAGCCGTTCAGGCTGAAGGCAGTGCCAGTACTCGATTTCGTCTCCAACTTCCTCTATGTCGTCCCGGCCATCCTTGCATTCTATCAGGTGACCGCAACAGTCCCACCGCTTGTACCTCTCTCTGCAGCCTTCTTCTGGACGTCAGCAATGCAGGTGTTCTCCGCAATCCCAGACATCGACGCTGACAGAAAGGCAAACGTAAGGACCACGGCTGTCGCAATTGGGCGGACTGCCTCCCTGTTGCTCTGCCTTGTGTTCTGGGCACTCTTCGCGGCAGTACTGACTATTGTCACTCCATGGAACTACCCCGTTAACCTTCTCACACTGGTATATCCTGCAATTCCCCTGTACTTGCTACTGAGACCGTCGACTGACATAACCAAGACGTACTGGTACTTCCCATACTACACCGGCGTGTTCGGAATGACAATCACACTGAGTCTGCTACTGCAGATAGCAGCGATGTGAAGGCCCACAGGAGATGCAAGCCCGTCATGACCTCGCTCGCCCTCAAGTCACATGGCCCAAGGGCCGGTATTGAGGACTTGCTCCTCACAGTGTTCTCCGTGGCGTTTTTTCTTGCCAGCTGGCTTGTGGCTAATGTTGACATAGGCGGCGCTGTCAACTGGGTGTCATCCCTCTTCGTCGTACTGCTTGCGCTGCCCTCTTACTACTACCTTCTCAGATGGGCCGGGACGAAGAGGACCGCATTGATACTGGCCATCTTTGGTGTATTCCCGCTTGTTGTGGAGGCCATAGGTATCAGTACAGGCGTACCATATGGCGGCTTCTACTACACAGAGCTTATGGGCTTTAGAGTCTTCGGGCTCGTACCGTGGAGTGTCGCCTTCGCCTTCTCGCCGCTCATACTTGGCAGCATGGCACTTGCAAGTCAGCTCACAAGACGTGCACTGGTCGCAATCCCTTTCAGCGCATTGCTGCTTGTCGCTGCAGACCTCATCCTAGATCCAGCAGCTGTTGTTCTCCAGATCTGGGTCTGGCTTGAGCCCGGCCCCTACTACGGGATTCCACTCACGAACTACACTGGATGGTTCATGACAGCGACTCTGGGTTCTGCTCTACTGCACATGACGCTGGCAGAAAGCTGGCAAGAAGCGCCAATGATTGACCCCCGGGTGGCGAGTAGTCTGATGCTGAGTCTTGCCTTCTGGACCGGTTTCTCGCTCTGGACTTCACCGCCGCTGGTCATTCCTGCCGCAGTTGGCTTACTGATGATGACCTTCACAGCGCACTTCATCCTCCGACGCCCTGCTCCACATCGATTACAGATGGCGGCTGATGGTCGAACCGTGTCAGACTAGGCGAACCACCTCCGTGCAGGGCTGCATCTGCTGTGGTGCCCACTCCGTTTCGACACCAAGTGCGGTCGCTGCGGCGATTTGCGGCGGTGGATTGGAGACTGGGCAGTCCGCGCACACACTGTGGCGTTAACATACCAACGTACGGAAACAGACGGACAGAGGTCAACCAACACGCGACTGACCTCAAGGAGTGCAGTCCCAGTGCCGTCTGGGCGGACAGGACTCCTGTGTACATTTATGAAAGACATGTGTCCTCGGCAGACGGGAACAGCATGGCATATGAGTCTCAGATTCATAGGTATGTCTTTCTCCGTGATGACAGTAGGTTCACCAAACAAGTGCATGTAGCATCAGTCGGCGGACCCATATACAAGGTGGCTCAGAATCAGAGTAAACGGTCAGCTAGCCTTTGAACGGGTCATCTACCAATCATACGAAACCGTAGTAGATGTGCATGAGTTCATGCCATCCACTGGATTCTACGATGTTGTAGTTGAGATTAAGTCTGGAGCGTATA
Coding sequences within it:
- a CDS encoding phytoene/squalene synthase family protein, giving the protein MLSQRTHYLRILPSEVRESSASRPIDLQESYDYCMGVFKENARSFHFASRYLNEDERLAFAALYGFCRMADDFADEMNLSLEERERELSVLDDIADRLAEGEVFNHPLFRAFGDTMVRYKIPVKYLHELIEGVRLDLTLKSVKTNEELDRYCYLVASTVGLMMCHIWGATSPETLDRAADLGIALQLTNILRDVEEDYGNGRIYIPEETRRKFRVRDEDFGRKEVSPNFRRMIQHEISRTRAICRLAEVGIEDLPPAGAFTVKVAARVYGAILDEIEKMDYDVFRKRAVVPKWKKLVIALRARREYRREVREQERIRRLSG
- a CDS encoding carotenoid biosynthesis protein, with product MTSLALKSHGPRAGIEDLLLTVFSVAFFLASWLVANVDIGGAVNWVSSLFVVLLALPSYYYLLRWAGTKRTALILAIFGVFPLVVEAIGISTGVPYGGFYYTELMGFRVFGLVPWSVAFAFSPLILGSMALASQLTRRALVAIPFSALLLVAADLILDPAAVVLQIWVWLEPGPYYGIPLTNYTGWFMTATLGSALLHMTLAESWQEAPMIDPRVASSLMLSLAFWTGFSLWTSPPLVIPAAVGLLMMTFTAHFILRRPAPHRLQMAADGRTVSD
- the crtI gene encoding phytoene desaturase; protein product: MKAIVIGAGIGGLSSAALLAKRGYDVTVLEKNQDLGGRARVWNKDGFVYDMGPSWYLMPEIFDHFFSAFGRRTEDFYKLIRLNPSYRIFFADETVDISANLEDNMALFDRLEEHGAEKLQRYLKQAREKYEYLMKGLMYEDLAGIRAMFSPRLMSAGRKLSILSNIDKISRKYFTSERARKILQYSIVFLGGNPKNTPALYSMISHIDFNLGVWYPYGGIGKIVDATEQLAREHGAEIRTSVEVTGIHVERGRARWVATSEGNVEADLFVSNADYPHTETQLLDRKWQTYPTQYWEKKTIAPSAFVLYLGFDKKIDVLTHHNVILYHDWVRHFEQIFEEPAWPDEPAYYLSCPSRMDDTVAPAGKENIFVTIPLSPGIEDTPEIRERYFQKVLAHMETVLKTDLKDHLVVKRVFSVNDFAEDYNAYKGTAVGLTHTFSQSAFFRPRHRSKKVRNLYYVGQYTHPGIGVPMALISAEIVADLVTKNHPLSK
- a CDS encoding prenyltransferase, translated to MTTGVLALAFKVSRVRFWLYLGGTYAVGYIAGLAHTGTYTGVDGLLQALSAPLFLLHLLFFMFPANVFLYGVNDISDKDTDVFNPKKDDKEYRATIGDATKLYGIVVLSFIYGLTLMLLQFNDLTAVLLILSWMTLSVLYSAKPFRLKAVPVLDFVSNFLYVVPAILAFYQVTATVPPLVPLSAAFFWTSAMQVFSAIPDIDADRKANVRTTAVAIGRTASLLLCLVFWALFAAVLTIVTPWNYPVNLLTLVYPAIPLYLLLRPSTDITKTYWYFPYYTGVFGMTITLSLLLQIAAM
- the crtI gene encoding phytoene desaturase codes for the protein MTTHSSMDNSGRRTIVIGGGIGGLAAALRMQASGFPTLLLEKRHQLGGRAGVFTKNGYTFDTGPTILTPPTLVDDLFSFAGRKAGDYVQLKEIKPKYRLYFSDGTQMEYGGMEDNLPQIERFNPHDVRGYQKFLKRVKPIYELGFEKFGSMPFETIWSMAKMGPAGVWHKAYKSVYGFVASYLKDERLRMAMSFNPLFIGGDPFEATAIYTLITYIEEKHGVWWVKGGTHKLVDGMERLFRELGGEVRLNSEVKQIEVSERRRVKGVTTADGTFHDADLVISNADVARSYTTMIDRRFRRRESDKRFRKAKYSMSLFMVYFGVRKQYPDMAHHSIVFGPRYKGLIKDIFKNRPLPDDFSTYLHIPTRTDPELAPPGCETMYACTPVSNLDNGIDWEERKESFKEHILSTLDRRVLPGLLDNLDVVSVFTPKDYDVELNSYKGAAFSLRPTLLQSGFFRPHNRSQDVKGLYLVGAGTHPGAGVPSVLMSAALTTKMIMRDIQRGKV